GTCGGCGACGAGGACCAGCCCGCGGTCGAGGACCAGCAGGTCGTGCTCCTTGCCGTCGATCTTCATGTTGGCCAGGGCGCCGATCAGGTCGGCGTCGCGGCCGGTGACCCGCTGCTGCACGACGGTCGCGCTCCCCGGGTCGATGCCCCGTTCGCGCAACCGGACGACCGCCTCCTCCACGGTCTGCGGGGAGACCGCGAGCTTGGCGATCTCCGCCAGGTCCCACGGCTCGCCGTCGGCGCCGACCAGCCGGGCCGGCCCGGTCCAGGACAGCTCCCAGTGCGCGCGGCCGGAGCGGACCGCCGCGTTGTCCAACAGGGTCTCCATCGGGCCGGCGAACCGCTGCGCCGCCTCACGCCGGGTGGCGTCGCCGAAGAACTGCTCGGCGAACTCGCCCAGTCGCTTGGCGCGTACCAGGTCGAGCACGGTGACCAGGCCGGGCTCCGCCGCGCCGGTGAACCTGCCGGCCGCCCGGTAGATCTGGTCCGCCTGCTGCTGCACGCCCGCGGCGACGGCGGCGGCGATGAACTCGGGCCAGGGCAGCACCTGCCGGCCGCCGTGGTCCACCACGACGCCCTGCAGCTGTCGCCCGGCGGCGTCGACGTCGGCGAGCAGGACGCCGGCCGGTCGGTCGTCCACCGCGACAGTGCCGGCCGGGACGTCAACCATCGCGGCGACCCGGACGCCGACCGGCGGGTGGGTGTCCCAGCGGGACCCCTCCCGGTCGTCCGCCATCTCGCGCAGGCCGGCGATCTCCTCCTGACGGGCGCGGAGCAGCTGGGCGAAGCCACCGAACAGGTCGTCCGGGGCGAGGTCGGCCGACCAGCCCGGCTCGACGTACCGCCGCATGTAGAACGACCAGGCGGCGCCGAGCCCAGGGATGGTCCGCAGCGCGGACGTTGCCGCCTCGTGCCCGGCGAGCAGGACCGAGGCGCGGTCCGCCTCCAACTCCTGGCGCCGGGACGCGGCGTTGTCGACGAGCAGGTAGAGCCGCGCGTAGCCGCGGAACACCAGGCCGACCGGGTTGCGGCTGCTGATCCGCTCGACCGTGTGCCCGATCGCCAGCCGTCCCCGGTAGGCGACCCCGCCGAGCCGGGTGTGCTTGCCGGAGTAGTGACCCAGCTCGTGCGCCAGCACCGAGCGCAGCTGATCGACCCGCATGCCGTGGAGCAGGGGCAGGCCGACGTAGAGGGTGCGCCGGCCACCGACCAGGCCGAGCAGGCGGCTCTGCTCGCTGACCGCCGCGTTGACCTCCGGCACCAGGCGGATCTCGTCCGGCGCGCGGGTGCCGACGGCGGCGGCGAGCTCGCGGACGGTGGCCCAGAGCCCCGGCGCCTCCCGCTCACCCACGATCAGGCCGGGCATCGGCTCGTTTCGGGTGCGGATCGCGCGCCACAGCCCGACGGCCACCGCGCCGAGCGCGACGACCAGCGGCAGCAGCAGTTTGCCGGCGACCAGCCCGTTGGTCACGTCGAGCAGCCAGACGCCCAGCGCGACGACCGCGCCGAGTTGGAGCAACGCGACCACGTAGAAGCCGATCAACATGGTCACCGAGGCGAGTGCCCGGTAGGTCGCGGACATCCGGCCGTCCTTTCTCCCCGTGCCCGCACCGTACGGGCGGCGCACGGAAGGTACGACGTGGATCTTTCTCGGACAACCCCCTTCCGGACGACCCACGCCGGCCGGAACGCCGCGCCGTCCAGAACACCGCGCCGGCCGCCGCGGCGACGGAGGGCGGGTCCGGCGCTGGCGGGCGGAGATATCCTCGGCCGGACCGGGTCGGGGCCGGGGAACCCCGCGACGCACGAGACGCCGAGGTACGCGATGGTGGAGCAGCCCAGGGTCGCCGTGGTGGGCACCGGCCTCATCGGCGGCTCGATCCTGCTCCGGCTGCACGCGGTCCACCCGGATGTCACCGGTTGGGACCCGGACCCGCGGACCCGGGCGGAGGGGCGCGAGCGGGGAATCGATCTTCCCGACGAGCTGGCCGACGCCGTCCGGGACCGGGACCTCGTGTTCCTGGCCGGCCCCCTCCCGAGTCTCCCGGAGACCCTGCTGACCGTCGCCAAGCACAGCGGTGAGCACTGCGTGGTCACCGATGTCGGCAGCACGAAGGGCGGGGTCGCCCGCTTCGCCGTCGAGCACGGGCTGAGCGGCCGGTTCGTCCCGGGCCACCCGATGGCGGGCACCGAGCGCTCCGGGCTGACCTCCGCCGACCCGACGCTCTTCGACGGCGCCGCCTGGGTGCTCTGCCCGGCCGCCGACGGGATCGTGCCGTTCCGGATGCTCGTGGGTCTCCTCGTCAACGTCTTCGCGGCCCGGGTGGTGCCGATGTCGCCGACGGTGCACGACTCGGTGGTGGCGCTGTCGTCGCACATTCCCCACCTGCTGGCGGGCAGCCTCGCCGGGGCGGTCTCCGGCTCGGAGATCCGCGACGCGGTGCTCGGTCTGGCGGCGGGGAGCTTCCGCGACGGCACGCGGGTGGCCGGCACCCCGGCGAGGCGGACCGCCGACATGCTGTTCCAGAACCGGGAGCAGGTGGTCCGACAGCTCGGGCAGGTCAGCGCCTTCCTCGACGGGCTGGCCGACGCGCTGCGCCGGGACGACCTGGACGCGCTGGTCCGGCACTACCGGCGGGCGCAGGGCCTGCGGGACGCGCTGCGTGACCGGGACCTGCGGGCGTGCCGGCAGGAGTTCCCGACCGACGGCGACCACGTCGCGGAGCTGGCGTACCTGCTGGAGCTGGGGGCGGCCGGGGGTTACCTGACCGGCTGCCGGATCGAGGACGGCGTCGTGACGTACGTCGGGCACCGTCCGGCGACGGCGGACCCGGCGTGACCGGGGCGCCGTCCGTCCGCCGTCCGGTGTGGGCGGCACGGCGCCCGGCCCCCGACTAGGGTGAGGGCATGGTGGACGGCCCGGTGGTGACGGTGCGCGGTGAGGCCTACCGGGAGGTGGCGCCGGAGCTGGCCCGGTTCACGGTCACCGCGACCGCGCGCGACCGCGACCGCGAGACCACCCTGACCAGGCTGGCCGAACGCGCCGCCGCTGTCCGGGTGTTGCTCGACGGCTACGGGCCGGCGATCGCCCGGCGGGAGACCGGTGACCTGCGGGTGCGGCCCGAGACCCGGCGGGCCACCGAGCGGGTGGTGGCCTGGCACGGCGCGGTCACGACCACCGTCACGGTCACCGACTTCGCCACGCTCGGCGAGCTGATGCTCCGGCTCGCCGACCAGGACCAGGTCGAGGTGGCCGGGCCCTGGTGGTCACTGCGCCCCGACAGCCCGGCGCACCGGGAGGCCCGGCACGCCGCGATCGGCGACGCCGTCGCCCGCGCCCGGGAGTACGCGGAGGCGCTCGGCGCCCGGGTCACCGCCCTGATCGAGCTCGCCGACACCGGCGTGGAGCGGCCGATGCTGGCCCGGATGGCCTACGCGGAGGCGGGCGGCGGCCCGCCGGAGCTGGACCTGGACCCGCAGACGCAGACCGTGCAGGCCGCGGTGCAGGCACGGTTCGCCATCACAGCGCCGGTTCTCGACTGATGCCGGCCGCGCAGATGCTCTCCGTCGAGGAGTTGGTCGAGCGGGCCCGCGCCCTGGCCGAAGCCGGCCCGCGTCAGCTGCTCGGCATCGCCGGCGCGCCGGGCGCCGGCAAGTCCACGCTGGCCCAGCGGATCGTCGCCGAGGTCGGCCCGTCCGCGCGGCTGGTGCCGATGGACGGCTTCCACCTCGCGCAGGTCGAGCTGCACCGGCTCGGCCGCACCGGGCGCAAGGGCGCGGCCGACACGTTCGACGCGAACGGCTTCGTGAGCCTGCTGCGCCGGCTGCACCGGCTGGAACCCACCTCGGTCTACGCGCCGGCGTTCCGCCGCGACCTGGAGGAGCCGATCGCCGGGGCGATCGAGGTCCCGCCGGAGGTGCGGCTGGTGGTGACCGAGGGCAACTACCTGCTGCTGACGGAGACGCCGTGGGACGAGGTGCGGTCCCTGCTGCACGAGGCGTGGTTCCTCGACCTGGACGCGGAGCTGCGGGTGCGCCGGCTCACCGCCCGGCACGAGGCGTACGGGCGGACGCCGGCCGAGGCGCGGGCCTGGGCGTTGGGCAGCGACGAGACCAACGCGACGCTGGTGGCCGGCACGGCCGGGCGCGCCGACCTGGTGGTCCGGCTAGCCG
This genomic stretch from Micromonospora krabiensis harbors:
- a CDS encoding M48 family metallopeptidase, which gives rise to MSATYRALASVTMLIGFYVVALLQLGAVVALGVWLLDVTNGLVAGKLLLPLVVALGAVAVGLWRAIRTRNEPMPGLIVGEREAPGLWATVRELAAAVGTRAPDEIRLVPEVNAAVSEQSRLLGLVGGRRTLYVGLPLLHGMRVDQLRSVLAHELGHYSGKHTRLGGVAYRGRLAIGHTVERISSRNPVGLVFRGYARLYLLVDNAASRRQELEADRASVLLAGHEAATSALRTIPGLGAAWSFYMRRYVEPGWSADLAPDDLFGGFAQLLRARQEEIAGLREMADDREGSRWDTHPPVGVRVAAMVDVPAGTVAVDDRPAGVLLADVDAAGRQLQGVVVDHGGRQVLPWPEFIAAAVAAGVQQQADQIYRAAGRFTGAAEPGLVTVLDLVRAKRLGEFAEQFFGDATRREAAQRFAGPMETLLDNAAVRSGRAHWELSWTGPARLVGADGEPWDLAEIAKLAVSPQTVEEAVVRLRERGIDPGSATVVQQRVTGRDADLIGALANMKIDGKEHDLLVLDRGLVLVADPGRASKGEERLKALVGSTPVAQLAATHTFLPYEEITSAEVAREVPLKATLTLHGGRTVAVQELYSSELLEKNSRDTLLAVLRRING
- a CDS encoding prephenate dehydrogenase; translation: MVEQPRVAVVGTGLIGGSILLRLHAVHPDVTGWDPDPRTRAEGRERGIDLPDELADAVRDRDLVFLAGPLPSLPETLLTVAKHSGEHCVVTDVGSTKGGVARFAVEHGLSGRFVPGHPMAGTERSGLTSADPTLFDGAAWVLCPAADGIVPFRMLVGLLVNVFAARVVPMSPTVHDSVVALSSHIPHLLAGSLAGAVSGSEIRDAVLGLAAGSFRDGTRVAGTPARRTADMLFQNREQVVRQLGQVSAFLDGLADALRRDDLDALVRHYRRAQGLRDALRDRDLRACRQEFPTDGDHVAELAYLLELGAAGGYLTGCRIEDGVVTYVGHRPATADPA
- a CDS encoding SIMPL domain-containing protein yields the protein MVDGPVVTVRGEAYREVAPELARFTVTATARDRDRETTLTRLAERAAAVRVLLDGYGPAIARRETGDLRVRPETRRATERVVAWHGAVTTTVTVTDFATLGELMLRLADQDQVEVAGPWWSLRPDSPAHREARHAAIGDAVARAREYAEALGARVTALIELADTGVERPMLARMAYAEAGGGPPELDLDPQTQTVQAAVQARFAITAPVLD
- a CDS encoding nucleoside/nucleotide kinase family protein — translated: MPAAQMLSVEELVERARALAEAGPRQLLGIAGAPGAGKSTLAQRIVAEVGPSARLVPMDGFHLAQVELHRLGRTGRKGAADTFDANGFVSLLRRLHRLEPTSVYAPAFRRDLEEPIAGAIEVPPEVRLVVTEGNYLLLTETPWDEVRSLLHEAWFLDLDAELRVRRLTARHEAYGRTPAEARAWALGSDETNATLVAGTAGRADLVVRLADGLPG